In Syngnathus typhle isolate RoL2023-S1 ecotype Sweden linkage group LG14, RoL_Styp_1.0, whole genome shotgun sequence, one genomic interval encodes:
- the spata6 gene encoding spermatogenesis-associated protein 6 has product MAMTLSSSKLHKKSWKCTVSLDIHKVTCRGMRLPKTGDIHLSVCIMGQCRKTSCLPPRFPLHFNQLLVFEKTYTDAVDPSAVADLLKADTTSFQLIQERKTLATMMQNSKDFLNPGPNLSGVKDPMQRDTLMMETLSGFHGAFPTVDFSKTSFIQENDWPMASLVQLRPFSSMARRSPNYLGWSTCRRSPSPPPCRHISCEEKPRKHRGCQEPGYQRPTVASTTRALSPYTHRKMCQLSLDAEQRLRHFQLGPFYFKKETESLPLFLVPTCSSLPKTYSPLSHVHCCRTVSLSNDDDSDSELSQSPLPTSSASPGPKRRDHGTTKRSLGERLYTRELSPSYWEQIHSRVQKILLTHRVPWDIE; this is encoded by the exons ATGGCTATGACGCTCTCCTCCTCCAAACTGCACAAAAAATCTTGGAAATGTACAGTGTCGTTGGACATTCACAAG GTCACATGTCGCGGCATGCGCCTGCCCAAGACCGGAGACATCCACTTAAGTGTTTGCATCATGGGCCAGTGCAGGAAAACTAGCTGCTTGCCGCCACGCTTCCCATTACACTTTAACCAGCTGCTGGTTTTTGAAAAG ACGTACACCGATGCCGTTGACCCCTCTGCAGTCGCTGACCTCCTAAAAG CTGACACAACATCTTTTCAGCTGATTCAGG AGAGAAAGACCCTTGCCACAATGATGCAAAACAGCAAAGACTTCCTGAACCCTGGGCCCAATCTGAGCGGTGTTAAAGACCCCATGCAGAGAGACACACTGATGATGGAGACGTTGTCTGGCTTCCAT GGTGCCTTTCCCACTGTAGACTTTTCAAAGACGTCGTTCATCCAGGAGAACGATTGGCCT ATGGCCAGCCTCGTTCAATTGAGGCCATTTTCATCTATGGCAAGGAGGTCTCCAAATTATCTAGGATGGTCCACATGCAGACgctccccctccccacccccgtGCCGCCATATTTCCTGTGAAGAAAAACCACGAAAACACAGAGGTTGTCAAGAGCCAGGCTACCAGAGGCCCACTGTTGCCTCCACGACTCGGGCGCTGTCGCCTTACACCCATCGAAAAATGTGCCAGCTCTCCCTGGATGCTGAGCAAAGGCTGAGACACTTCCAGCTCGGACCGTTCTACTTCAAGAAGGAGACAGAGAGCCTCCCTCTATTCCTG GTTCCGACGTGCAGTAGTCTGCCAAAAACCTACTCTCCTTTGAGTCACGTGCACTGCTGCCGCACAGTCAGCCTCTCCAATGATGATGATTCTG ATTCTGAGCTGAGCCAAAGTCCTCTTCCAACCTCCTCTGCCTCTCCTGGTCCAAAAAGGAGAGACCATGGGACTACCAAACGCTCCCTAGGAGAAAG GTTGTACACCAGAGAACTCAGTCCATCCTACTGGGAGCAGATCCACAGCCGAGTCCAGAAGATTCTTCTGACGCACAGAGTACCCTGGGACATCGAGTAA